From the genome of Deltaproteobacteria bacterium, one region includes:
- a CDS encoding lysophospholipid acyltransferase family protein — protein sequence MGRAVVSGGASARWIRAAMELDYFTIMPALARVSWRAALWWGRRRGDVRYWWRTVGREAAIANIRRAYGDALTAAAARRAIRRCFQTQACEESEAFFYPELGAEGVDRVVAVQGREHLDAALAGGCGAIVFSSHYGSMCLAIIALARLGYRMNVIARSLEPDDNPLHDAVRRYGARKVAALERIVGSSFILPGTPDAMARIRAALGAGQVVYMLIDVPPELVRHRGRVRFLGHVAEFPLGIEYLAGETGAALVPFTVRRDAPGRTHTLTVLPRVPGPEAGAGTLQRCIDVVEREIAVDPAQFFMWEYARSFWVEEPLPATIDAGGRSGYEAGAHAT from the coding sequence ATGGGTCGCGCCGTCGTGAGCGGCGGCGCGTCGGCGCGCTGGATCCGCGCCGCGATGGAGCTCGACTACTTCACGATCATGCCGGCGTTGGCGCGCGTTTCGTGGCGCGCCGCGCTCTGGTGGGGGCGGCGCCGCGGCGACGTCCGCTACTGGTGGCGTACCGTCGGCCGCGAGGCCGCGATCGCCAACATCCGGCGGGCGTATGGCGACGCGCTCACGGCCGCCGCGGCGCGGCGCGCGATCCGCCGCTGCTTCCAGACCCAGGCGTGCGAGGAATCCGAGGCGTTCTTCTATCCGGAGCTCGGCGCGGAGGGCGTCGATCGCGTCGTCGCCGTGCAGGGCCGCGAGCACCTCGATGCCGCGCTCGCGGGTGGGTGCGGCGCGATCGTGTTCTCGTCGCACTACGGCAGCATGTGCCTCGCGATCATCGCGCTCGCTCGGCTCGGCTATCGCATGAACGTCATCGCGCGTTCGCTCGAGCCCGACGACAATCCGCTCCACGACGCCGTGCGCCGCTACGGTGCGCGCAAGGTCGCCGCCCTGGAGCGCATCGTCGGGAGCTCCTTCATCCTCCCCGGAACGCCGGACGCGATGGCGCGCATCCGGGCCGCGCTCGGAGCGGGGCAGGTGGTGTACATGCTGATCGACGTGCCGCCCGAGCTGGTCCGCCATCGCGGTCGGGTCCGCTTCCTCGGCCACGTCGCCGAGTTCCCCCTCGGGATCGAATACCTCGCCGGTGAAACCGGGGCGGCGCTCGTGCCCTTCACGGTGCGGCGCGACGCGCCGGGCCGCACGCACACGCTCACGGTGCTGCCGAGGGTCCCGGGGCCGGAAGCCGGAGCGGGAACGCTGCAGCGGTGCATCGACGTGGTCGAGCGCGAGATCGCCGTCGATCCGGCGCAATTCTTCATGTGGGAGTACGCCCGCAGCTTCTGGGTCGAGGAGCCGCTCCCAGCCACGATTGACGCAGGGGGTCGCAGTGGATACGAGGCAGGTGCGCATGCGACTTGA
- a CDS encoding sugar transferase, which translates to MQRSGLREQSTIALLLLCDLAWAIAAYALAFFLRIYFPLPLTTDFLPVARLFELRHMLPAILLAEVVTLYFFGFYDLRALRTGFRPVVNSVTALFVHLLATTALYFFSGDVNFPRSVLVVYWLVNAAGVAAIREWVRRRLAASSPVRVLLVGTAEEIGQFLEGVGEPRLHHVDIVGAVAVAADGNGQAPSPFVGGLPWLGEVGDLPRLLVEHDVGEIVLLSPLSWRDRLVDRMLRQSRRPRVSVVPSVYDILVGRVSSGRIHDIPVVEVVKNPRDDLAYLFKRSSDFLIAGVLLVATLPIAVLAAVAVKLGSPGPIFYRQRRVGQGGEQFTIWKFRTMFENAERGSGPVLASHEDQRVTPVGRILRASRVDEIPQLWNVLNGTMSLIGPRPERPEFVRRYAEEIPGYLERLQVKPGLTGLAQVNGEYHTSPAYKLKYDLAYIYNYSITLDLKIMAETVKVMVTRRGV; encoded by the coding sequence GTGCAGCGCAGCGGTCTCCGCGAGCAGAGCACGATCGCGCTGCTTCTCCTCTGCGATCTCGCGTGGGCGATCGCCGCCTACGCGCTCGCGTTCTTCCTGCGCATCTATTTCCCGCTGCCGCTCACGACCGATTTCCTGCCGGTCGCGCGCCTCTTCGAGCTGCGCCACATGCTGCCGGCGATCCTCCTTGCCGAGGTCGTGACGCTCTACTTCTTCGGGTTCTACGACTTGCGGGCGCTGCGCACCGGCTTCCGGCCGGTCGTCAACAGCGTGACCGCGCTCTTCGTGCACCTGCTCGCCACCACGGCGCTCTATTTCTTCAGCGGTGACGTCAACTTCCCCCGCTCCGTCCTGGTCGTGTACTGGCTCGTGAACGCGGCGGGGGTCGCGGCGATTCGCGAGTGGGTCAGGCGGCGCCTCGCGGCGTCGTCGCCGGTGCGCGTCTTGCTGGTGGGGACCGCGGAGGAGATCGGGCAGTTCCTCGAAGGGGTCGGCGAGCCGCGCCTGCATCACGTCGACATCGTGGGCGCGGTCGCCGTCGCGGCCGACGGGAACGGGCAGGCGCCGTCGCCGTTCGTCGGCGGCCTACCGTGGCTCGGCGAGGTGGGTGACCTGCCGCGCCTCCTCGTCGAGCACGACGTCGGCGAGATCGTGCTCCTCTCGCCGCTCTCGTGGCGCGATCGCCTCGTCGACCGCATGCTGCGGCAGAGCCGCCGGCCGCGCGTGAGCGTGGTGCCCTCCGTGTACGACATCCTCGTCGGCCGCGTGTCGTCCGGGCGCATCCACGACATCCCGGTCGTCGAGGTCGTGAAGAATCCGCGCGACGACCTGGCCTACCTCTTCAAGCGCAGTAGCGATTTCCTGATCGCGGGCGTGCTGCTCGTCGCGACGCTGCCGATCGCCGTCCTCGCCGCCGTTGCCGTCAAGCTCGGCTCACCGGGTCCGATCTTCTACCGGCAGCGCCGGGTGGGCCAGGGCGGTGAGCAGTTCACGATCTGGAAGTTCCGCACCATGTTCGAGAACGCCGAGCGCGGGAGCGGTCCGGTGCTCGCGAGCCACGAGGACCAGCGCGTGACGCCCGTCGGCCGCATCCTACGCGCGAGCCGCGTCGACGAGATCCCGCAGCTCTGGAACGTGCTGAACGGCACGATGAGCCTGATCGGGCCGCGTCCCGAGCGTCCGGAGTTCGTACGCCGCTACGCCGAGGAGATCCCCGGCTACCTCGAACGGCTGCAGGTGAAGCCGGGGCTCACGGGCCTCGCGCAGGTGAACGGCGAGTACCACACGAGCCCGGCGTACAAGCTCAAGTACGATCTCGCCTACATCTACAACTACTCGATCACCCTCGACCTCAAGATCATGGCCGAGACGGTGAAGGTGATGGTGACGCGGCGGGGGGTGTGA
- a CDS encoding glycosyltransferase family 2 protein produces MSSAANDVRPPAATIGVPASTGENDLPATLESLAASAARLDEPVEIVVAVNGPHEPAAAVVGVEAFARSAALPFVPPDAAPPATGSCVRLLRLAPRSKTAAWNAIRAAARAPVIVFADADVRVAPEALALLVRRLEASPELAIVAGREEPVVTPADGLVARVAALPHRFDFGNVPGRLYALRTAALPEPMPASVLHEDAYLSVRLGRARFAKEPGAVVRLRPPTTWEEYLRQRIRNEVGKLQLEREFPDLHRVHGFGVYPWRRFVREIAPHEYPLVALSMAARAYARARALRRIRRGFDHGWSVLPSTKRWPAAGAGT; encoded by the coding sequence ATGAGCTCGGCCGCGAACGACGTCCGGCCGCCGGCGGCCACGATCGGCGTGCCGGCGAGCACCGGCGAGAACGATCTGCCCGCGACGCTCGAGAGCCTTGCGGCGAGCGCCGCCCGCCTCGACGAACCGGTCGAGATCGTGGTGGCGGTGAACGGTCCGCACGAGCCGGCGGCGGCCGTCGTGGGCGTCGAGGCGTTCGCGCGGAGCGCGGCGCTGCCGTTCGTCCCGCCCGACGCGGCGCCGCCCGCGACCGGCTCGTGCGTCCGCCTGCTCCGCCTCGCACCCCGCAGCAAGACCGCCGCCTGGAACGCGATCCGCGCCGCCGCGCGGGCGCCGGTGATCGTCTTCGCCGACGCGGACGTGCGCGTCGCCCCGGAAGCCCTCGCACTCCTCGTGCGCCGCCTCGAGGCGTCGCCTGAGCTCGCGATCGTCGCCGGCCGCGAGGAGCCCGTGGTCACGCCCGCCGACGGGCTCGTCGCGCGGGTCGCCGCGCTGCCGCATCGGTTCGACTTCGGCAACGTGCCGGGGCGGCTCTACGCGCTCCGCACGGCGGCCCTGCCGGAGCCGATGCCGGCGTCGGTGCTGCACGAGGACGCGTACCTCTCGGTCCGCCTCGGCCGGGCGCGCTTCGCCAAGGAACCCGGCGCGGTCGTCCGGCTGCGTCCGCCGACGACGTGGGAGGAATACCTCCGCCAGCGCATTCGGAACGAGGTCGGCAAGCTCCAGCTCGAGCGTGAGTTCCCGGACCTCCACCGCGTGCACGGCTTCGGGGTCTATCCGTGGCGGCGCTTCGTCCGCGAGATCGCGCCGCACGAGTATCCGCTTGTCGCGCTCTCGATGGCGGCCCGCGCCTACGCGCGCGCCCGCGCGCTCCGCCGGATCCGGCGCGGCTTCGACCACGGCTGGAGCGTGCTGCCGTCGACGAAGCGCTGGCCCGCCGCCGGCGCCGGGACCTGA
- a CDS encoding glycosyltransferase family 2 protein, translating to MTEPGPGIVKGPGGEAPVVSIVILTWNSRALLEDCLAALPAATAPLPIEVIVVDNGSRDGTAEWLAARSDLVTITNATNRGVAPARNQGLRRARGELVALLDVDTVAAPRSFATLVARLHSAPDVGLVGPKLVDPDGALQYSCRRFPTLVDKVLRRLPSRLGRAVVDDVELRWWDHAGVREVDYVIGACQVIRKAALDEVGLLDERIFYGPEDVDLCLRMHRAGWRVEYVPEAVVMHLERRVTRTLLSALTARHVYGLGYFFWKHGYLLTRPTLETVRRAA from the coding sequence GTGACAGAACCGGGCCCCGGGATCGTCAAAGGCCCAGGCGGGGAAGCGCCGGTGGTGTCGATCGTCATCCTGACCTGGAACTCGCGCGCGCTCCTCGAGGACTGCCTGGCGGCGCTCCCGGCCGCGACGGCGCCGCTTCCGATCGAGGTCATCGTGGTCGACAACGGCTCGCGCGACGGCACGGCGGAATGGCTCGCCGCGCGCTCCGACCTCGTGACGATCACGAACGCGACCAACCGGGGCGTCGCGCCGGCCCGCAACCAGGGGCTGCGGCGCGCGCGTGGCGAGCTCGTCGCGCTCCTCGACGTCGACACCGTTGCGGCGCCGCGGTCGTTCGCGACGCTGGTGGCGCGTCTGCACTCGGCGCCGGACGTCGGCCTGGTGGGACCGAAGCTCGTCGATCCCGACGGCGCGTTGCAGTACAGCTGCCGGCGCTTCCCGACGCTCGTCGACAAGGTGCTGCGGCGCTTGCCGTCCCGCTTGGGGCGGGCGGTCGTCGACGACGTCGAGCTCCGCTGGTGGGATCACGCGGGCGTGCGCGAGGTCGACTACGTGATCGGCGCGTGTCAGGTGATCCGCAAGGCGGCGCTCGACGAGGTCGGGCTCCTCGACGAGCGCATCTTCTACGGGCCCGAGGACGTCGATCTCTGTCTCCGCATGCACCGCGCGGGGTGGCGCGTCGAGTACGTGCCGGAGGCCGTCGTGATGCACCTCGAGCGCCGCGTGACTCGGACGCTGCTCTCGGCGCTGACCGCGCGGCACGTGTACGGGCTCGGATACTTCTTCTGGAAGCACGGCTATCTTCTCACGCGGCCGACCCTCGAGACGGTGCGCCGGGCGGCATGA
- a CDS encoding glycosyltransferase, producing MTLGDLAIVVVTWQSAAEVPALLASLAPTLAAGAELVVVDNASTDATVAEVRRHAPAARVVANAANRGFAAAANQGFAATGRAVVLFLNPDVVVEPDAVPLALACLDRQPSVALVGCRTLNADGTPQPTVDRFHSVRGLVAEALGERRRGPRGTAPSASGLVDWVYGSFLLARRAALAPIGGFDEAYEMYGEDLDLCHRLSAAGWRVGYCAEAVIVHHGNRSGAARYGANRDRAVLCGTLRFFRRRRGRPAELGFRVAAGAGFAAKAAFAAWAARGGDATAAGRARRYAGMAGLCLSGDPAGRRADRARLRVRRPPGIEGA from the coding sequence GTGACCCTCGGCGACCTCGCGATCGTCGTCGTGACCTGGCAGAGCGCCGCCGAGGTGCCGGCGCTGCTGGCGTCGCTCGCGCCGACCCTCGCGGCCGGCGCGGAGCTCGTCGTCGTCGACAACGCGTCGACCGACGCGACGGTGGCGGAGGTGCGGCGGCACGCACCGGCGGCGCGCGTGGTCGCCAACGCCGCGAATCGCGGCTTCGCCGCCGCCGCGAACCAAGGGTTCGCGGCGACCGGGCGGGCCGTCGTGCTCTTCCTGAACCCGGACGTCGTGGTCGAGCCCGACGCCGTGCCGCTCGCACTCGCGTGCCTCGACCGCCAGCCGTCGGTCGCGCTCGTCGGGTGCCGTACGCTCAACGCCGACGGGACGCCGCAGCCGACGGTCGATCGCTTCCACTCGGTGCGGGGGCTGGTCGCCGAGGCGCTCGGCGAGCGGCGGCGCGGGCCGCGCGGCACCGCGCCCTCCGCGAGCGGGCTCGTCGACTGGGTGTACGGGTCGTTCCTGCTCGCCCGCCGAGCGGCGCTCGCGCCGATCGGCGGATTCGACGAGGCCTACGAGATGTACGGCGAGGACCTCGACCTCTGTCATCGCCTCAGCGCGGCGGGGTGGCGCGTCGGCTACTGCGCGGAGGCGGTGATCGTGCACCACGGCAACCGCAGCGGCGCGGCCCGCTACGGCGCGAATCGCGATCGCGCCGTGCTGTGCGGGACGCTCCGCTTCTTCCGGCGCCGGCGCGGCCGGCCGGCGGAGCTCGGTTTCCGGGTCGCGGCCGGGGCGGGCTTCGCCGCCAAGGCGGCGTTCGCGGCCTGGGCGGCGCGCGGCGGTGACGCGACGGCGGCCGGGCGCGCGCGGCGGTACGCCGGCATGGCGGGCCTCTGTCTCAGCGGCGATCCGGCGGGGCGGCGCGCCGACCGAGCGCGGTTGCGGGTCCGGCGGCCTCCTGGGATAGAGGGGGCGTGA
- a CDS encoding exo-alpha-sialidase: MSFFVLVLGCQPKGPELAEIERLNGEAGNVGRYQVAYYAAIHALANGGAVAIWMRDEPPYRPVVFRRAPKADEPFGPEAHLSPDDMLRTITIGLTMLRGAADGEFFAAWQARRPETGNKFVVFRSTRDGGASWSDPRVLNTEPMAFAPAIATDRSGGVTVAWPDERGYTTGVFVNHSLDRGATWLPQDVRIDDGEGGGLMANAVSVASDGEHRVVAVWEEQASGAGRVVMAAASSDRGATWSKPVRVDDGKGRGAPLAPRAAFASGRAVVLWTAAVGGINAFAEVWADSSADGGITWGTDVLLHEQPGGTAPTVQLFSDGKRAAVVFEAKARGGAEAVYYVSLRPDGAWSPGKDAVAPLTPADVKASAPRLASGSDGTLYLVYAAGARGVRLTRSKDDGATWEAPLAVVDRPEAEGQGTVRFPQIAVGGATAYVMWEEWGDARAVIKTLGDAQNKRPPLDLYVRRIAFH, translated from the coding sequence GTGTCCTTCTTCGTCCTGGTGCTCGGATGTCAGCCGAAGGGGCCCGAGCTCGCCGAGATCGAGCGGCTGAACGGCGAGGCCGGGAACGTCGGGCGCTACCAGGTCGCGTACTACGCCGCGATCCACGCGCTCGCGAACGGCGGCGCGGTGGCGATCTGGATGCGGGACGAGCCGCCCTATCGGCCGGTCGTCTTCCGGCGGGCCCCGAAGGCGGATGAGCCGTTCGGTCCGGAAGCCCACCTGAGCCCCGACGACATGCTGAGGACGATCACGATCGGTCTCACCATGCTGCGGGGCGCGGCTGACGGCGAGTTCTTCGCGGCCTGGCAGGCGCGGCGGCCGGAGACCGGGAACAAGTTCGTCGTGTTCCGCAGCACCCGCGACGGCGGCGCGAGCTGGTCGGATCCGCGCGTGCTCAACACGGAGCCGATGGCATTCGCTCCGGCCATCGCGACCGACCGGAGCGGCGGCGTGACGGTCGCCTGGCCCGACGAGCGCGGCTACACGACCGGCGTCTTCGTGAACCACTCCCTCGATCGCGGCGCGACCTGGCTGCCGCAGGACGTGCGGATCGACGACGGGGAGGGCGGGGGCCTCATGGCGAACGCCGTTTCCGTGGCGAGCGACGGGGAGCACCGGGTCGTCGCGGTCTGGGAGGAGCAGGCGTCGGGGGCGGGGCGCGTGGTGATGGCGGCCGCCTCTTCGGACCGCGGAGCCACGTGGTCGAAGCCCGTTCGGGTCGACGACGGCAAGGGGCGCGGTGCGCCGCTGGCGCCGCGCGCCGCCTTCGCCAGCGGGCGCGCGGTCGTCCTCTGGACGGCCGCCGTCGGCGGGATCAACGCCTTCGCCGAGGTCTGGGCCGACTCCTCGGCGGACGGCGGGATCACCTGGGGCACGGACGTGCTGCTGCACGAGCAGCCGGGAGGGACGGCTCCGACGGTGCAGCTCTTCTCGGACGGGAAGCGCGCCGCAGTGGTCTTCGAGGCGAAGGCGCGTGGCGGCGCCGAGGCGGTGTACTACGTGAGCTTGCGGCCGGACGGCGCCTGGAGCCCCGGCAAGGACGCGGTCGCGCCGTTGACGCCCGCCGACGTCAAGGCCAGCGCGCCGCGCCTGGCATCGGGATCCGACGGGACGCTCTATCTCGTCTACGCCGCCGGCGCGCGCGGCGTCCGGTTGACGCGGTCGAAGGACGACGGTGCCACGTGGGAGGCGCCGCTCGCCGTGGTCGACCGCCCGGAGGCCGAGGGCCAGGGCACCGTGCGCTTTCCGCAGATCGCCGTCGGCGGCGCCACCGCCTACGTGATGTGGGAAGAGTGGGGCGACGCGCGCGCCGTCATCAAGACGCTCGGCGACGCGCAGAACAAGCGGCCGCCGCTTGATCTGTACGTGCGCCGCATCGCGTTTCACTGA
- a CDS encoding glycosyltransferase has product MSAGVATVAIVNWNGRHHLETCLPSVFALEHPGMDLECVVVDNGSTDGSVAWLGREWPAVRVVAHDANRGFAAAANDAATAASGDVVAFLNNDCRVASTWLVRLVEALRAEDAAAAGSCMLDWDGARVDFGGAAMNFHGHGSHRGWGRPYVADPAARPEPALFGCGGALAVDRARFLAAGGFDAEYFAYFEDVDLGWRFWVLGERVLYVPTAVAYHRHRGSSMDVGRWRFLLERNALASCFKNYEDASLDVVLPAARVLLAERARLARGPEAGAFAEAGRAFDARLPALRAARDAVQARRRRSDRDVLPLFREPFRPSAFGRVYWAAQRRVVHVHDLARVFGAATVAGADGLGDFIDELEGRIEELDARLPEPREG; this is encoded by the coding sequence ATGAGCGCGGGCGTCGCCACGGTCGCGATCGTCAACTGGAACGGTCGCCACCACCTCGAGACCTGCCTGCCGTCGGTCTTCGCGCTCGAGCACCCCGGCATGGACCTCGAGTGCGTGGTCGTCGACAACGGGTCGACCGACGGCTCGGTTGCCTGGCTCGGGCGCGAGTGGCCCGCGGTCCGCGTCGTCGCGCACGACGCGAACCGCGGCTTCGCGGCGGCCGCGAACGATGCGGCCACGGCGGCTTCCGGCGACGTCGTCGCGTTCCTCAACAACGACTGTCGGGTAGCGTCGACGTGGCTCGTCCGGCTCGTCGAGGCGCTCCGCGCCGAGGACGCCGCCGCGGCGGGAAGCTGCATGCTCGACTGGGACGGCGCGCGCGTCGACTTCGGGGGCGCGGCGATGAACTTCCACGGTCACGGCAGCCACCGCGGCTGGGGGCGTCCGTACGTCGCGGACCCGGCGGCCCGACCGGAGCCGGCGCTCTTCGGGTGCGGCGGCGCGCTCGCGGTCGATCGCGCTCGCTTCCTCGCGGCCGGCGGCTTCGACGCGGAGTACTTTGCCTACTTCGAGGACGTCGACCTCGGATGGCGTTTCTGGGTGCTCGGCGAGCGCGTGCTCTACGTGCCGACGGCCGTCGCGTACCACCGTCACCGCGGTTCGAGCATGGATGTCGGACGCTGGCGCTTCCTCCTCGAACGGAACGCCCTCGCGTCGTGCTTCAAGAACTACGAAGACGCGAGCCTCGACGTCGTGCTGCCGGCGGCGCGCGTGCTCCTCGCCGAACGCGCGCGGCTCGCGCGCGGTCCCGAGGCGGGGGCGTTCGCGGAGGCCGGGCGCGCCTTCGACGCGCGGCTTCCGGCGCTGCGAGCGGCTCGCGACGCGGTGCAAGCGCGGCGCCGGCGATCCGACCGGGACGTCCTGCCGCTCTTCCGCGAGCCCTTCCGTCCGAGCGCCTTCGGGCGCGTGTATTGGGCGGCCCAGCGACGGGTCGTCCATGTCCACGACCTGGCCCGCGTGTTCGGCGCCGCCACCGTCGCCGGCGCCGACGGGCTCGGCGACTTCATCGACGAGCTCGAGGGCCGGATCGAGGAGCTCGACGCCCGCCTTCCCGAGCCGCGCGAAGGCTGA
- a CDS encoding methyltransferase domain-containing protein yields MSSAPDLDARALGALYDEGYYHGVNSGYPSSGYESEHASWYHWVAHLATRYAPGARWLDLGCAYGYLVAEARAGGFAAVGVDVSAYALARARDEAPAAAGRVLRGLADRLPFADGAFDVVSAFDVLEHLHEPEPALAEIARVLKPGGALIGATPDPLYFGGDEETHYSERPPSYWVDRLLALGFTVDFRFFQAPYNLEIAAVRSGAAGLAPAGGLRPEGFGAASTLGTVAGSAAARVAVRVRAGFVAAPQPDAPDAQWSGAADGLCYLLVAGREPCRVTVRVEACAERAGDLVAQIGDQEIGRAPLAEAPCALELPSVPLAAGGHGLRLRASSPLLVRRLEVVAETATRVELFARLPFDMYQRYDHARAATARLGTSPRRVLDVGGVMGGAHGHFATLADFFPDDTTCAVDVRVADHPDHRAVAEPPLPFADASFDLVLCQDVLEHVPPDGRTLLLDELRRVSRRFVVLGAPFATPGVREADALLFALVEARHGYAHDFLREHLAHGHPDLSATIAYFEEAGASLVALPNGYLPYWSLMQAANLLLAEPVLGERYARGQARYNGQVADRREPAYRHLLVVDLTGATDWCRDVRRLATDDGGTDAAARRLRDATALSEILTLAAGASSNAAAPAPPPEPVTAEPVVVATADPAPPAGAVEDARFAARVRAHPAYRVYGGFRKVVRRLAGGERT; encoded by the coding sequence ATGTCGTCCGCGCCCGACCTGGACGCGCGCGCGCTCGGAGCCCTCTACGACGAGGGCTACTACCACGGGGTCAACAGCGGATACCCGTCGTCCGGCTACGAGAGCGAGCACGCGAGCTGGTATCATTGGGTGGCGCACCTGGCGACGCGCTACGCGCCGGGCGCGCGCTGGCTCGATCTCGGGTGCGCCTACGGCTACCTCGTCGCCGAGGCGCGTGCGGGCGGCTTCGCGGCGGTCGGCGTCGACGTGAGCGCCTATGCGCTCGCGCGCGCGCGCGACGAGGCGCCGGCGGCCGCGGGGCGCGTCCTGCGCGGGCTCGCGGATCGATTGCCGTTCGCGGACGGCGCCTTCGACGTGGTGAGCGCGTTCGACGTGCTCGAGCATCTGCACGAGCCCGAGCCGGCGCTCGCCGAGATCGCCCGGGTGCTGAAACCCGGCGGGGCGCTCATCGGCGCGACGCCCGATCCGCTGTATTTCGGCGGCGACGAGGAGACGCATTACTCGGAGCGTCCGCCGTCCTACTGGGTCGACCGATTGCTCGCACTCGGGTTCACGGTGGACTTCCGCTTCTTCCAGGCGCCCTACAATCTGGAGATCGCGGCCGTGCGATCCGGCGCCGCGGGGCTCGCGCCCGCCGGTGGGCTACGCCCGGAGGGATTCGGAGCGGCGTCGACGCTCGGGACGGTCGCTGGTTCCGCGGCGGCGCGGGTCGCGGTCCGGGTGCGGGCGGGATTCGTGGCGGCGCCGCAGCCCGACGCGCCCGACGCCCAGTGGAGCGGCGCCGCCGACGGCCTCTGCTATCTCCTGGTCGCCGGGCGCGAGCCCTGCCGCGTCACCGTGCGGGTCGAGGCGTGCGCCGAGCGCGCCGGCGACCTCGTGGCGCAGATCGGCGACCAGGAGATCGGCCGCGCGCCGCTCGCCGAGGCGCCGTGTGCCCTCGAGCTGCCGAGCGTGCCGCTCGCCGCAGGCGGACACGGGCTCCGCCTGCGGGCGAGCTCGCCGCTGCTCGTACGGCGACTCGAGGTGGTGGCCGAGACCGCCACGCGGGTCGAGCTCTTCGCCCGGCTGCCCTTCGACATGTACCAACGCTACGACCACGCGCGCGCGGCGACGGCGCGGCTCGGCACGTCGCCCCGGCGCGTGCTGGACGTCGGCGGCGTGATGGGCGGCGCGCACGGTCATTTCGCGACGCTCGCCGACTTCTTTCCCGACGACACGACGTGTGCCGTCGACGTCCGGGTCGCGGATCATCCCGATCACCGCGCGGTCGCGGAGCCGCCGCTGCCGTTCGCGGACGCGAGCTTCGATCTCGTGCTCTGCCAGGACGTGCTCGAGCACGTGCCGCCGGACGGGCGGACGCTGCTCCTCGACGAGCTGCGCCGCGTCTCGCGGCGCTTCGTCGTGCTCGGCGCGCCGTTCGCGACGCCCGGCGTCCGGGAGGCCGACGCGCTCCTGTTCGCGCTCGTCGAGGCCCGCCACGGCTACGCGCACGATTTCCTCCGCGAGCACCTGGCGCACGGTCATCCCGACCTCTCGGCGACCATCGCCTACTTCGAGGAGGCGGGGGCGAGCCTCGTCGCGCTGCCCAACGGGTACCTGCCGTACTGGAGCCTCATGCAGGCCGCGAACCTGCTGCTCGCCGAGCCGGTCCTCGGCGAGCGCTACGCGCGCGGGCAGGCGCGCTACAACGGCCAGGTGGCCGATCGGCGCGAGCCGGCGTATCGCCATCTCCTCGTGGTCGACCTCACGGGCGCGACCGACTGGTGTCGCGACGTGCGGCGGCTCGCCACCGACGACGGGGGCACGGACGCCGCCGCGCGTCGCCTGCGCGACGCGACCGCGCTCTCGGAGATCCTGACGCTCGCGGCCGGGGCGTCGTCGAACGCCGCGGCGCCGGCGCCGCCGCCCGAGCCCGTCACGGCGGAGCCGGTCGTCGTGGCAACCGCGGATCCGGCGCCCCCAGCCGGGGCCGTCGAGGATGCGCGCTTCGCGGCGCGGGTGCGGGCGCATCCGGCCTATCGCGTCTACGGCGGGTTCCGGAAGGTCGTCCGCCGGCTCGCCGGAGGCGAGCGGACATGA
- a CDS encoding enoyl-CoA hydratase/isomerase family protein produces the protein MTYENLTLERRDGVATLTLNRPNAANSIDLPLARELMHAAIACDDDVEVRAVVLTGAGKMFCAGGDLRAFADTGPAIASRLKELTAYLHAAISRLTRMDAPVIAAVNGMAAGAGFSLAIAADLVLASDTAGFVMAYTQAGLVPDGSSTFFLPRRIGDRRTRELMLTNRRLSAAEALDWGLVNQVVPADELLPAATKLAATLAAGPTRSFGATKALLNESFEHGLEAQMELEARAIAGAAITPDGQEGIRAFLEKRKPAFTGK, from the coding sequence ATGACCTACGAGAACCTCACCCTGGAGCGCCGCGACGGGGTCGCCACCCTCACCCTCAATCGGCCGAACGCCGCCAACAGCATCGACCTGCCGCTCGCCCGCGAGCTGATGCACGCGGCGATCGCGTGCGACGACGATGTCGAGGTGCGCGCCGTCGTGCTGACCGGCGCGGGCAAGATGTTCTGCGCCGGCGGCGATCTCCGCGCCTTCGCGGACACGGGCCCGGCGATCGCGAGCCGCTTGAAGGAGCTGACGGCGTACCTGCACGCGGCGATCTCGCGCCTCACGCGCATGGACGCCCCGGTCATCGCGGCGGTGAACGGCATGGCGGCCGGCGCCGGTTTCAGCCTCGCGATCGCCGCCGACCTGGTGCTCGCGAGCGACACGGCGGGCTTCGTGATGGCCTACACGCAGGCGGGCCTCGTCCCCGACGGCAGCTCCACCTTCTTCCTGCCGCGCCGCATCGGCGACCGCCGGACGCGCGAGCTCATGCTCACCAATCGCCGCCTCTCCGCGGCCGAGGCGCTCGACTGGGGGCTCGTGAACCAGGTCGTCCCGGCCGACGAGCTGTTGCCGGCCGCGACGAAGCTCGCGGCGACGCTCGCCGCCGGCCCGACGCGCTCGTTCGGCGCGACGAAGGCCCTCCTGAACGAGAGCTTCGAGCACGGGCTCGAAGCGCAGATGGAGCTCGAGGCGCGCGCCATCGCCGGCGCCGCGATCACGCCCGACGGTCAGGAGGGCATCCGCGCGTTCCTCGAGAAGCGGAAACCGGCCTTCACCGGGAAATGA